Part of the Bos indicus x Bos taurus breed Angus x Brahman F1 hybrid unplaced genomic scaffold, Bos_hybrid_MaternalHap_v2.0 tig00011892_arrow_arrow_obj, whole genome shotgun sequence genome is shown below.
TTCTCACCAGTGGGATGAAGAGTTCAGGAAGCAATCTTCAGTCTGCAGTTCTCAGTCTTCACCCAGTCCTCAGTCCCAGTGTCTGGGTAAGTATGGACTGGCTGGTCTGGGCCCTAGACTGAAAGgacgcctcctccctccctcctcacacaccggacccttccctttctcccctctccatcatcaaaaacacacgcacacacatctttttactGCTTGTTGATACTTTAATCGTCAACATCTGAATACTTTGATCAGTCCAGAGGGGACCATCGTTGTATGTTTGATGTCTGCACAAACGActattctgcctttgcttttcctggagTTACAGCAGATGGCTCAGCATCTTGGGCTCCAGGTGGGCACAGGGGCTTACTTGCAGAATCGTCAGAAGTGTTGGAAGAATCCTCTGGGGGTTCTTCATCCGCCATTGGCccactttcattcttctttttattctgcgGGTGGTGGTAGAAGACTGGATTCGCcgacttcttccctttctttttccggCCCGGATTCCGCTGAAGGGTTGATTTTACCTTCCTCGTGGGCTTTCGTATCTGGTAAGAAAACAGAGTCATCCAGAAAGACATTAGTGGAGGAGGATGGGAAGAACTTTGAGAGAACGGGTGTGCATTGAGGAGGGGTTTGTGCCAGGCAAGCTGCGGCAGGGCGAGTCTTGGGtgggggatgaagaggaagaacatgAGCAGGGTAATCTGACCTTCTGACTGTCCAAGCCATCGGACTGATCagtgttctttctcttcctttcgtTAGCACTTGAagcttgttgctgcaaatggaaagcGTCTATCTcgatttctgtttcctcctccttcactTCCTTAATTAGGTCTGCCATGTTGTAGCAACGGTGGCCTCCACCAAGGCGCCTGGCGTCTCTATATATACCGTCGCAGGACAATGGTGAGCCACAACTGTCCGTTTGATTGGTCAGCAAGAAATTTCTCCAGCCAATGGTAGCCCTGACACTGCTGACATCACAAAGCGCCGCTTGGGAACATccatgggggcggggagggtgcaAAGGAGTCCAAGTGctctggtttgagaaaagaagtGCTTTCGCAACAACCATTAAAGAGCCTTCCCAATTTGACTTTCCGGAAAACATTTCCTCATCTTGTCCAGTTCAGTTCTTGTGGTGTAGAAGTTAGGGAGCCAGTGTTCCTTGCAAACCATTTCTCATGGCCACCCCCATTCAGTGTTTAATTCTGTCATCTTCCGGATCTCATTACCTAGTATttggtgtgttgtttttttttaaacagtttacttTAGAAGTTTTAGATTTGCACGATAATTGTGAAGAGTGTTTTCATATACTCCACAACCAATTCTCTTGTTTACCATTGTACATTAGTATTGAACATTTGTTCAAATTAGTGAACCCACAGTGAAAGAGTATTATGAACTAAAGTCTGGACATTATCAGATttctttcagtacagttcagttcagtcgctcagttgtgtccgactctttgcgaccccatgaacagcacgccaagcctccctgtccatcaccaactccgggagtttacccaaacctatatccattgagtcggtgattccatccaaccatctcatccactgttgtccccttctcctcctgccctcaaactttcccagcatcagggtctttccaaatgagtcatctctttgcatcaggtggcgaaagtattggagtttcagcttcaacatcagtccttcaaatgaacacccaggactgatctcctttagaatggactggttggatctccttgcagtccaagggactctcaagagtcttctccaacaccacagttcaaaagcatcaattcttcggcgctcagctttcttcacagtccaactcccacatccatacatgaccactggaaaaaccataaccttactagacggacctttgtcagcaaagtaatgtctgctttttaatatgctgtctaggttggtcagaactttccttccaaggagtaagcgtcttttagtttcatggcttctgtcaccatctgcagtgattttggaggccacaaaagtaaagtctgccactgtttccattgtttccccatctatttgccaggaagtgatgggaccggatgctatcatcttcgttttctgaatgttgagctttaagccaactttttcactctcctctttcactttcatcaggaagctctagttcttcttcattttctgccataagtgtggtgtcatcagcgtatctgaggttattgatatttctcccggcactcttgtttccagcttgtgcttcatccagtggatagtttctcatgaagtactttgcatatacgttaaataagcagggtgacaacatacagccttgacttactcacTTCCCGATTTGGACCCAGCTcgtcattgcatgttcagttctaactgttgcttcgtgacctgcatacagatttctcaagaggcagttcaggtggtctggtattcccatctctttcaaaattttccggtttgctgtgatccacacagtcaaaggctatggcatagtcaataaagcagaaatagatgtttttctggaacattttcagatttccttggtttttacctaatgtccttttGCTGTCCCAGTATCCATCCAGGATACCATACTAAATCCAGTCATTCCATATTCTGCCTTGTTAGGTTCCTCTTTGCTGTGAcgattttttagatttctttttttttttttctattattaaaaaatttgttcattttttaattgaaggataattgctctactaaattttgttgttttctgtctaa
Proteins encoded:
- the LOC113889379 gene encoding uncharacterized protein LOC113889379 encodes the protein MADLIKEVKEEETEIEIDAFHLQQQASSANERKRKNTDQSDGLDSQKIRKPTRKVKSTLQRNPGRKKKGKKSANPVFYHHPQNKKKNESGPMADEEPPEDSSNTSDDSASKPLCPPGAQDAEPSAVTPGKAKAE